GTCGGCCAGATGCCGTTCTCCAGGCAGGTCCGCGTCACGGCGTAGACCATTTCCGGCTCGCCGAAAATAGCGCTGCGGCCGGCGAAATTATGCTTATGGGAATCGATCATCGCGTCCAGCAGGCGGCCCCGCTCGGCCAGCAGGTCGTCCGGCGCCTTCCGGCCGGTTATTTCCCGCAGTGTCCTCAGAAAGAGGTCGGTTGCCGCTACCCCGATGGGGATGGGCAGGCGATGGAGAGCGACGCCGTATTCGTCGGCCAGCAGCTGGCCGGGGGAGATAGCCGGCGCCACCGTCATCCCCAGCTCGATGGTCGCCGCCGCCCCCGTCATGGCCCGAATGTCGGCCAGCGGCGTACCCCCCGGCGCCATCCTGGTATAATGCTCCGCATACGGCCGGTCGAGGGTGTCGGCGAAGTCGGGCAGCAGAGTGTACTCGATGTCCATCGCCACCAGCAGGCGTTTGATTTCGCGAAGATCGGCCGGACTGACGTTGGCGGCGATGATGTTGATCTTGTCGTGCCGCGATGTCGGCACAGCCAGGGCGGCGACGATCCGCCGCAGGGCCAGGTAGTAGCCGTCGGCTTGGCTGCCGCCATAGCCGGGCGTGTTCACCGGCACGACGACCAGATCGGTCAGGCCGCGCTCAGCCAGATACTCGGCCGCCAGCCGCTCGATATCCTCGCCGATCGTCTCCGCCAGACAGGTGGTGAGAACGCCGATCAGCCGCGGATTATAGACCCTGCGGATGTTGTCGAGCGCCTGTTTGAGGTTCTCCCCGCCGCCATAGACGGTGCCCTTCTCATTGAGGGCCGAGGAGGCGACATCGACAGGCTCGTTGAAATGCTCGGCGATCGTGCGACGCATATAGGTGCTGCATCCCTGAGAGCCGTGGATGAGCACCATCGACCCTTCCACGCCCTTGAGAGGCAGAATGCCGCCGATTGGCATGCACATATGGCAGGGGTTTTCGCTGACGCTTTTCGCCGCTTTCAGCTCAGCCACTCAGATC
The DNA window shown above is from Sporomusaceae bacterium and carries:
- a CDS encoding nitrogenase component 1, translating into MAELKAAKSVSENPCHMCMPIGGILPLKGVEGSMVLIHGSQGCSTYMRRTIAEHFNEPVDVASSALNEKGTVYGGGENLKQALDNIRRVYNPRLIGVLTTCLAETIGEDIERLAAEYLAERGLTDLVVVPVNTPGYGGSQADGYYLALRRIVAALAVPTSRHDKINIIAANVSPADLREIKRLLVAMDIEYTLLPDFADTLDRPYAEHYTRMAPGGTPLADIRAMTGAAATIELGMTVAPAISPGQLLADEYGVALHRLPIPIGVAATDLFLRTLREITGRKAPDDLLAERGRLLDAMIDSHKHNFAGRSAIFGEPEMVYAVTRTCLENGIWPTVVAAGGAGDAAVSLFKAALAESPEPSYFLSETDFAEIRFRSAAAGVNVAIGPSDGRYLTEKEGIPLVRLGFPILDRMGGQRILSVGYTGTANLLDRITNTLLDAKHHSYRSKLYEEFYKGRRLHMAPAQAR